In one window of Mucilaginibacter auburnensis DNA:
- a CDS encoding SusC/RagA family TonB-linked outer membrane protein, whose translation MLLIIAITIINYTGAYSQNASATLRVSGLVTDLSTGETLIGATVKVKGTSTAVAVDAAGKFTIEVPSAQSVLVANFIGYTDLEVPVQGKTVLDIKLSKVTTNLDEVVVTGFGLTTKKATLAGAISTVTADELSHSRAATASGALVGRVPGVNFRQDNGRPGSAPTIQIRNYGTPLIVIDGVTRDYTSFSNMDFNDIESISVLKDGSAAIYGMLASNGVVVITTKKGKRNQKPTVGFQSYYGIQKVANYNKPADAKTFIRALVQDETYNNRTRTITRAEYDKWMAGTEPGYQGFDWYDFIWGKAAPQIYNSFNFSGGSENTDYYVSIGNLQQKPIMRNLGDGFKRTNFQTNVNANISKRIKVGVGIIGRVEETAQAGLPGDDYGFAEQTAFRNLPTLRPYANDNPKYPGISAVDPQYSYGWVGYETSGKYSQIRNAITVNGNLEVQILPGLKARALGSYTFTNTQQDLHEKSPLLYIYDKNTQAYNLAPNLPAARYVERTFSNSKEITTNFQLDYRNSFGDHNLQAVAGVEARSTISPSLYALGSPAANGIAFIPNTPSAITTLTDNLSFLTKRQNYSTKINYDYKGKYIAEFVGRYDGSPSYIDGKRWGFFPGGSVAYRISEEDFWRKSKLLSNINDFKLRASYGVMGQELGGVLDYLAGYNYGNQGVAIVNGQEIITSRIAGLPSVNLTWGRVKALNIGVDVTLLNNRLSGGFEWFERTQTGLAAGRVDVLLPDLVGFSRPNENLNSDIVRGIEGSINWRDKVGEFNYFFGGNFTFSRWITGYRYKQDERWTSEWARYRGGPGNDEGRYRDGTMQLIGIGQFQSWEEIRNYPIDQDHEGNRTIRPGDFKFEDINGDGFINDLDMKIVTYRVNSGTPWINFGFNLGGSYKGFDIRADFVGATGTTYEQQGYMRYFDSNQNVSQYLADNSTWYKDIWDRNSGFNIGKYPLLTRGANNWMTTHWPNSLWQTNLTYVKLRNLEIGYTIPYNVLKRVGVSNFRVYVAGQNVAQISNMPGGLDPEITSNGGNSYPNPRVYTMGVQVKF comes from the coding sequence GTGTTGTTAATAATAGCAATCACCATTATTAACTATACAGGGGCTTACTCGCAAAATGCTTCCGCTACTTTGAGAGTAAGCGGATTGGTAACTGATCTTTCAACAGGAGAGACCCTGATAGGGGCAACTGTAAAGGTAAAGGGCACATCAACCGCAGTAGCTGTTGATGCCGCAGGTAAGTTTACCATTGAAGTACCAAGCGCCCAATCTGTATTGGTAGCCAATTTTATAGGGTACACGGATCTGGAAGTACCGGTGCAGGGCAAAACGGTATTGGATATTAAACTTTCAAAAGTTACAACCAACCTTGATGAGGTTGTTGTAACGGGTTTTGGTTTAACAACCAAAAAGGCCACGCTGGCCGGTGCAATTTCTACCGTAACAGCCGACGAACTTTCGCACTCCCGAGCAGCCACAGCCTCTGGTGCGTTGGTTGGCAGGGTGCCCGGTGTTAACTTCAGACAAGACAACGGAAGACCCGGTAGCGCGCCAACCATACAGATACGTAACTATGGTACTCCTTTAATAGTTATTGATGGTGTTACCCGAGATTACACCAGTTTTTCTAATATGGACTTTAACGATATTGAGTCTATATCTGTATTAAAAGACGGTTCGGCTGCTATCTATGGTATGTTGGCCTCTAATGGTGTTGTTGTAATCACTACAAAAAAAGGTAAGCGTAATCAAAAACCAACGGTAGGTTTCCAAAGCTATTATGGTATACAAAAAGTAGCCAACTATAATAAACCAGCCGACGCTAAGACTTTTATAAGGGCTTTGGTACAGGATGAAACCTATAACAACCGTACCCGTACCATAACAAGGGCGGAGTATGATAAATGGATGGCAGGTACCGAACCTGGTTATCAGGGATTTGATTGGTATGATTTTATTTGGGGAAAGGCCGCGCCGCAGATCTATAATAGTTTCAACTTCTCCGGTGGTTCTGAAAATACCGATTATTATGTAAGTATTGGTAACCTTCAGCAAAAGCCCATTATGCGTAACCTTGGCGACGGCTTTAAGCGTACCAACTTTCAAACAAATGTAAATGCCAACATTAGTAAACGCATAAAGGTTGGCGTTGGCATTATTGGCCGTGTAGAAGAAACAGCACAGGCCGGTTTGCCGGGTGATGATTACGGATTTGCAGAACAAACCGCTTTCCGCAATTTGCCTACACTTCGTCCTTATGCTAATGATAATCCGAAGTATCCGGGTATCTCAGCAGTTGATCCGCAATACAGTTATGGTTGGGTAGGCTACGAAACTTCAGGCAAGTACTCACAAATAAGAAATGCTATAACAGTTAATGGTAATTTGGAAGTACAAATTTTACCGGGCTTAAAAGCACGTGCATTGGGCAGCTACACGTTTACCAATACACAGCAGGATCTGCACGAGAAATCGCCTTTGCTCTATATTTATGACAAGAATACGCAGGCCTATAATTTAGCACCCAATTTACCTGCTGCGCGATATGTTGAGCGTACTTTTAGTAATAGCAAAGAGATCACTACCAACTTCCAGTTAGATTATAGAAATTCTTTTGGTGACCATAATTTGCAGGCGGTTGCAGGCGTAGAAGCCAGAAGTACTATTTCTCCAAGTTTGTACGCGTTAGGTAGCCCTGCAGCAAATGGTATTGCATTTATACCTAATACGCCTTCGGCCATTACTACACTTACAGATAACCTGAGCTTTTTAACAAAAAGGCAGAATTACTCAACCAAAATAAACTACGATTACAAAGGCAAATACATTGCAGAGTTTGTAGGTAGGTATGACGGCTCGCCAAGTTATATTGACGGAAAAAGATGGGGGTTTTTCCCTGGGGGAAGTGTTGCTTACCGTATTTCTGAAGAAGATTTTTGGAGAAAGAGTAAGCTGTTAAGCAACATTAACGATTTTAAATTAAGAGCATCATATGGTGTAATGGGGCAGGAGCTTGGCGGTGTTTTAGACTACCTGGCCGGCTATAACTATGGTAACCAAGGCGTTGCTATTGTAAACGGACAAGAAATAATAACCTCAAGAATAGCGGGCTTACCTTCAGTAAATTTAACCTGGGGCCGTGTTAAAGCATTAAATATTGGTGTTGACGTAACGCTGTTAAATAACCGCCTGAGCGGTGGCTTTGAGTGGTTTGAGCGCACGCAGACAGGGTTGGCTGCCGGTAGGGTAGACGTTTTATTGCCAGACCTGGTTGGTTTCTCGCGTCCAAATGAGAATCTGAATTCAGATATCGTTCGGGGTATTGAAGGTTCGATAAACTGGAGAGATAAAGTTGGCGAGTTTAACTATTTCTTCGGTGGTAACTTCACCTTTTCGCGCTGGATAACCGGATATAGATACAAACAGGATGAGCGCTGGACCAGCGAATGGGCAAGATACAGAGGCGGACCTGGTAATGACGAAGGGCGATATCGCGATGGTACCATGCAACTAATAGGCATCGGACAGTTTCAAAGCTGGGAAGAGATCAGAAACTATCCTATTGATCAGGACCACGAAGGTAACAGAACCATTCGTCCGGGCGACTTCAAATTTGAGGATATCAACGGCGACGGATTTATCAATGACCTGGATATGAAAATTGTTACTTACCGGGTAAACAGCGGTACACCATGGATAAACTTTGGCTTTAATTTGGGCGGAAGCTATAAAGGCTTTGATATAAGAGCTGACTTTGTAGGCGCTACAGGTACTACCTATGAGCAACAGGGCTATATGCGGTATTTTGATTCTAACCAAAATGTATCTCAGTATCTGGCAGACAACTCAACTTGGTACAAAGACATTTGGGACAGAAACAGCGGCTTCAATATTGGTAAATACCCGCTGCTTACACGTGGTGCAAACAACTGGATGACTACCCACTGGCCTAATAGCTTATGGCAAACTAACTTAACTTATGTTAAGCTGCGTAATCTGGAGATAGGCTACACCATACCTTATAATGTGTTAAAGCGTGTAGGTGTTTCAAATTTCCGGGTTTATGTAGCCGGTCAAAATGTGGCGCAAATATCAAATATGCCAGGCGGGCTTGATCCGGAAATTACCAGCAACGGTGGTAATTCCTATCCAAATCCACGAGTTTATACCATGGGCGTTCAAGTTAAATTTTAA
- a CDS encoding TetR/AcrR family transcriptional regulator, with amino-acid sequence MASKDRKQRLKDDTRKSILDAAMRIGKDEGWQALSMRKIADIIEYTPPVIYEYFASKEALMLELTKKGYLMLAKDTQAAMDRHTLPEKQLEDMWLAYWNFAFAHKELYQLMFGIEINCCIWDNSVPEAEIPANMIWDVIGKLTGMENPPEDLICKRYYTFWSVVHGLISINLVRQGVPAGINDEVLKDAIGAIIRSIKP; translated from the coding sequence ATGGCCAGCAAGGACAGGAAACAACGCTTAAAAGACGACACCCGGAAAAGTATTCTGGACGCCGCTATGCGTATTGGGAAGGATGAGGGGTGGCAGGCCTTAAGTATGCGTAAAATTGCCGATATTATTGAATATACCCCACCGGTTATTTATGAATATTTTGCCAGTAAGGAAGCTTTAATGTTAGAGCTCACAAAAAAGGGCTACCTGATGCTGGCTAAAGACACACAGGCTGCTATGGACAGGCACACTTTGCCCGAAAAGCAACTTGAAGATATGTGGCTGGCGTATTGGAACTTCGCTTTTGCGCATAAGGAACTTTATCAGTTAATGTTCGGTATTGAAATAAACTGTTGTATTTGGGATAATTCTGTACCCGAAGCAGAGATTCCGGCCAACATGATTTGGGATGTGATAGGCAAATTAACCGGTATGGAAAACCCGCCGGAAGATCTGATCTGCAAACGTTACTACACATTTTGGTCGGTAGTGCATGGTTTGATCTCTATCAATCTGGTAAGGCAGGGCGTGCCTGCAGGTATTAACGACGAGGTTTTAAAAGATGCTATTGGCGCTATTATACGTTCAATAAAGCCGTAG
- a CDS encoding efflux RND transporter periplasmic adaptor subunit: protein MKIAFLAMIAMALASCSPKPQATTPPPPALPVATINTTTDTTYHDYPAAIEGVVNVEVRPQVNGALEKVYVDEGAYVTVGQPLFKINDQPFRAALNNALATQHAAEAALTNSRLEIEKLTPLVQNKVISDYQLKAAKAAFDVAKANIEQAKANVSTAQINLGYTLIKAPVNGYIGRLLKKQGSLVSPTDVQELTQLSDVHDVHVYFSLSEKDFVNFKDQYPGATLKEKIQHLPAVTLLLSDNSAYTKKGKIDMIDGQFDKTTAAITIRASFANPEGLLRAGNTGKVRLGLQHTDALAVPESATIEMQDKVFVFAVADSNKVEKRPINIIGKSGTNYLVNDGIKPGERIVLTGVDHLQEGSVIQPQQKAEKVAANVNR, encoded by the coding sequence ATGAAAATTGCATTTTTAGCCATGATCGCCATGGCATTGGCAAGTTGCTCACCAAAACCACAGGCAACCACGCCTCCCCCACCCGCACTACCGGTAGCCACTATTAACACAACTACTGATACTACTTACCATGACTACCCAGCCGCTATAGAGGGTGTTGTTAATGTAGAGGTTCGCCCGCAGGTAAACGGAGCTTTAGAAAAAGTATATGTAGACGAAGGTGCCTATGTAACTGTAGGTCAGCCCCTGTTCAAGATCAATGATCAGCCATTCCGTGCTGCATTGAATAACGCGTTGGCTACCCAACACGCTGCAGAAGCTGCGTTAACCAATTCCCGTTTAGAAATTGAAAAGCTTACCCCGCTGGTACAAAACAAAGTAATTTCCGATTACCAGCTTAAAGCTGCTAAAGCTGCTTTTGATGTAGCCAAGGCCAATATTGAACAAGCTAAAGCCAACGTTTCAACTGCGCAGATCAACCTGGGTTACACGCTCATTAAAGCACCGGTTAACGGATATATTGGTAGGCTGTTGAAAAAACAAGGTAGTCTGGTTAGCCCGACTGATGTACAAGAGCTCACTCAACTATCTGATGTGCACGATGTACACGTTTATTTCTCACTAAGCGAAAAAGACTTTGTAAACTTTAAAGACCAATATCCGGGCGCTACGTTGAAAGAGAAAATTCAGCATTTGCCTGCGGTTACACTTTTACTTTCTGACAATTCTGCCTACACTAAAAAAGGTAAAATTGATATGATTGACGGGCAGTTTGATAAAACTACAGCGGCAATTACTATTCGCGCAAGCTTTGCCAATCCCGAAGGTTTACTACGCGCAGGTAATACAGGTAAAGTGCGTTTAGGCTTACAACATACTGATGCACTGGCTGTACCTGAGTCGGCTACCATAGAAATGCAGGATAAAGTATTTGTATTTGCTGTAGCCGATAGCAATAAAGTAGAAAAACGGCCCATCAACATAATTGGCAAAAGCGGTACCAACTACCTGGTTAATGATGGTATTAAACCCGGCGAACGCATCGTGCTAACCGGAGTTGACCACTTACAGGAAGGCTCGGTTATTCAGCCTCAGCAAAAGGCAGAGAAAGTTGCAGCTAACGTAAATCGCTAA